The following coding sequences are from one Candidatus Nezhaarchaeales archaeon window:
- a CDS encoding fibrillarin-like rRNA/tRNA 2'-O-methyltransferase encodes MVKVKPSDKFPGVYFVELEGGQVRPATVNLAPGVKVYGENLIVVGGVEYRVWDPFRSKLAASILKGLESLPIKPGLKVLYLGVASGTTASHVSDIVGPEGFVYGVEFAPRVMREFISRVCEHRSNVAPILADARMPALYSALVQEVDVIYQDVAQPDQGKILVDNARMFLARGGWTMLAVKARSVNVAKEPSEVYRREVATLREGGLRIEQVIHLEPYDVDHAMIIARYE; translated from the coding sequence TTGGTTAAGGTTAAGCCTTCCGATAAGTTTCCAGGAGTATACTTCGTAGAGCTCGAAGGCGGCCAGGTAAGGCCGGCTACCGTAAACCTAGCTCCAGGCGTTAAGGTTTACGGTGAAAACCTGATCGTTGTAGGCGGTGTTGAATATAGGGTTTGGGACCCGTTTAGATCGAAGCTGGCGGCCTCAATACTTAAAGGTTTGGAGAGCCTACCGATTAAGCCAGGGTTAAAGGTCTTATACCTAGGTGTTGCATCTGGAACCACCGCTTCCCACGTTTCCGATATAGTTGGTCCGGAGGGGTTCGTATACGGTGTTGAGTTTGCTCCTAGGGTTATGCGCGAGTTTATTTCGAGGGTATGTGAGCATAGGAGTAACGTAGCCCCAATACTCGCCGATGCCCGTATGCCAGCCCTCTATAGCGCACTAGTACAGGAAGTTGACGTTATATACCAGGATGTTGCGCAGCCGGATCAAGGTAAAATCCTGGTTGATAACGCGCGGATGTTCCTCGCGAGGGGCGGATGGACTATGCTAGCTGTAAAGGCTAGAAGCGTTAACGTAGCTAAGGAGCCTTCAGAGGTTTATAGGAGGGAGGTAGCTACGCTTAGAGAGGGAGGGCTACGAATAGAGCAAGTAATACACCTTGAACCTTACGACGTGGACCACGCCATGATAATTGCCCGGTACGAGTAA
- a CDS encoding DUF61 family protein → MDDFKAADRFLKALWRKEVERLNDHLPREFKTLEELLKEEEPSVKAKDGSELVFSREELEFIAKSLPKDEYRTLRLPIILMRRIDLGPGVFSVSGGRAEALLVRKVLNEGGRADPSTPLYLYRPQVALLRRKLKTTTVIGFSTEGVLGLEELL, encoded by the coding sequence ATGGACGACTTCAAGGCTGCTGATCGATTCCTTAAAGCCCTTTGGAGAAAGGAGGTTGAACGCCTTAACGACCACTTGCCTAGGGAGTTTAAAACTTTGGAGGAACTCCTCAAGGAGGAGGAGCCGTCAGTTAAAGCTAAGGATGGTAGCGAGCTAGTCTTTAGTAGGGAGGAGTTAGAGTTTATCGCTAAAAGCCTACCTAAGGATGAGTATCGAACCTTGAGGTTACCTATAATACTTATGAGGCGTATTGATTTAGGGCCCGGAGTATTTTCAGTTAGTGGTGGAAGGGCTGAGGCTTTATTAGTTCGTAAGGTGCTTAATGAGGGTGGTCGAGCAGATCCTTCAACCCCGCTTTACCTATATAGACCCCAGGTAGCCCTATTGAGGCGTAAGCTTAAAACTACGACTGTAATCGGTTTCTCGACAGAAGGTGTTTTAGGTCTTGAGGAATTATTGTAG
- a CDS encoding replication factor C small subunit — translation MSVSGEALAPALWVERYRPRRLDEVVNQKETVERLKQFVKAKTIPHLLFVGPAGTGKTTAALCLVMELYGDDWRRHTLELNASDERGIQTIRERVKEYARTMTMGDVPFKTIILDECDAMTPDAQWSLRRIMEMYWRTTRFTLIANYGSRIIEPIQSRCALFRFSPLSEEDVAERLKYIAKAEGVKLLDNGIEAIWELCGGDLRRAINTLQAAAAVKEVVDEEAVYKVAGRATPREVREMVSLALKGRFIEARNLLNKLMLNYGLAGLDLIRQVHGEILKMKIPEGVKADIINVIGEVDHRMVEGANEDIQLSALLAQLAKFGAMFGKELEGGNSG, via the coding sequence ATGTCGGTGAGCGGTGAAGCTTTAGCTCCAGCTTTATGGGTTGAACGTTACCGTCCTAGGCGTCTTGACGAGGTCGTTAATCAGAAGGAAACGGTTGAAAGGCTTAAGCAGTTTGTAAAGGCGAAAACGATACCGCACCTCCTCTTCGTGGGTCCGGCTGGAACAGGTAAAACCACGGCTGCCTTATGCTTGGTGATGGAGCTCTACGGTGATGATTGGCGCCGCCATACGTTGGAGCTTAACGCCTCGGATGAAAGGGGTATTCAAACCATTAGGGAGAGGGTTAAGGAGTACGCGAGGACTATGACTATGGGTGATGTACCGTTTAAAACCATAATCCTTGATGAGTGCGACGCGATGACGCCCGACGCGCAATGGAGCCTTAGGAGGATCATGGAGATGTATTGGCGTACCACGAGGTTTACGCTAATAGCTAACTACGGATCCAGGATCATAGAGCCAATACAGTCAAGGTGTGCCCTATTTAGGTTTTCGCCACTCTCAGAGGAGGACGTAGCGGAACGGTTAAAGTACATAGCTAAGGCTGAGGGTGTAAAGCTCCTCGATAATGGTATTGAAGCGATCTGGGAGTTATGCGGCGGGGACCTTAGGAGGGCTATTAATACGCTTCAAGCAGCCGCAGCCGTAAAGGAGGTAGTAGACGAAGAAGCGGTATATAAGGTGGCTGGTAGAGCTACACCGCGCGAGGTACGGGAGATGGTTAGCCTCGCCTTAAAGGGGAGGTTTATTGAGGCACGTAACTTACTTAATAAGTTAATGCTTAACTATGGGCTAGCTGGCCTAGATCTAATACGTCAAGTACACGGCGAAATCCTAAAGATGAAAATACCTGAAGGCGTAAAAGCCGACATTATAAACGTCATAGGCGAAGTAGACCATAGAATGGTTGAAGGAGCTAATGAAGACATACAGTTAAGCGCCCTACTGGCGCAGCTCGCTAAGTTCGGAGCTATGTTTGGAAAAGAGCTTGAAGGGGGCAACAGTGGCTGA